The region CAAGTAGCCTGTGTGTGAGTGTGCGCCAGCGTAACTTCCCCACGGAACACCTGGCGGTTTCCTCAAGCCTCGCCTCCCTCAGGGACCCGGGCCTCTTTGAGGAGGACCACCATCACACAGCCGGGGCCCGGGCCGCCAGTGACGAGAGGCCTCTGTGGGAGGGCAACTTCCTCATGCCCGTCGAGGGCCCCATCACATCCGGTTTTGGCCTGGTGAGGTTCGTCAACGGTGTGCCCTCAGGCCACCACTCGGGGATCGACATAGCCGCGCCCAGAGGCACCCCTGTGATCGCCGCCAACTCGGGGGTGACTGTGATGGCCAGGGAACTCAACGTCTCGGGGAATACCATCATCATCGACCACGGCTTGAACGTATTCTCCGCCTACTCCCACCTGGACGAGATCCTGGTGGAAAGGGGAGATGTGGTCAAGAAGGGCAGGGTGATCGGAAGGGCTGGGTCAACTGGCTTCTCCACCGGCTCCCACCTGCACTGGACGGTTTCAGTGGGGCCCGTGTTCGTGGACCCCCTCCTCGCGGTAAAGGAGGGCTTCGTGGTGCCTTGGCCACTACTGGATTAGCCCCTCCTGGCGGGCAGCCCTCCCGGCGGTGTCGTGCAGGGGGATGGGGAGGAGGGCTCCGGTCTCCTCCAGGAAGGCCTCGGCCAGCAAGGACACCACTTCCCCGTTAAGATCCCTATGGCCCACTATGATCAGGGGCAGCCGCAGTGTCCTGCCATCCGTTGGAAGACGATAAGTTTCCGCAGGTACACTTGCCTTTGCCAGGAACGGGTTTGCTTCTTTGAGCCTCTGGATGGCAGTGTGCTCCAGCTCGACCCAAGCGAAACCCTCATCCTCCAGGAGGAGCCCTACGCCCGGCGCGCCTTGGGGCAGGAAGAACATGGCGGCATCCAGAGTGCCCTCCTGCAGGCCTTTAATGGACTGGGAGGGCGTCTTGTCCAGGCACTGGAAACTATCCAACCTGATGCCCGAGGCGTTAAGCACCCCAGCCAGGTAGCGCCGCCCGTCTCCGGCCTCCAGGCCCACCCGGAGCCCGTCCAGGGCCCGCAGCGACTCAAGAGGCCCCGCTGTGGCCTGCAGGATGTGAAGGTCAAGGAAGCCCGCAATGGCGATGCCTCTCAGCCTCCGGAAGGAGGGCTCGCTCCTGTAGAGGTCCCAGGTCACGTCCGCCGGGAGCAGCGCCAGTTGAGCCTGGCCTCTGGCCACCATTCCCGCCGCCTGGCGCGGTTCCCCTGCGAGATACACCTCCGAGGGGATCCCGGACTGCGCCAGTATGTCCAGCACCTGCCTCTCGAAACCC is a window of Bacillota bacterium DNA encoding:
- a CDS encoding M23 family metallopeptidase; amino-acid sequence: MRFVILLLLLSLAGCQRHPAVEQPWEPPPGEQVSRPMSASLEPGDLEPGGYTVVLIFNAEAPVRVILDLPDAPEPKVFLHGSRGIALVPAGSSTEPGDYKVRVVSGSGTSSLCVSVRQRNFPTEHLAVSSSLASLRDPGLFEEDHHHTAGARAASDERPLWEGNFLMPVEGPITSGFGLVRFVNGVPSGHHSGIDIAAPRGTPVIAANSGVTVMARELNVSGNTIIIDHGLNVFSAYSHLDEILVERGDVVKKGRVIGRAGSTGFSTGSHLHWTVSVGPVFVDPLLAVKEGFVVPWPLLD
- a CDS encoding TAXI family TRAP transporter solute-binding subunit, coding for MRTLVLVLVALLSSGCLGGPTPGVTLASCGMEGYEGFERQVLDILAQSGIPSEVYLAGEPRQAAGMVARGQAQLALLPADVTWDLYRSEPSFRRLRGIAIAGFLDLHILQATAGPLESLRALDGLRVGLEAGDGRRYLAGVLNASGIRLDSFQCLDKTPSQSIKGLQEGTLDAAMFFLPQGAPGVGLLLEDEGFAWVELEHTAIQRLKEANPFLAKASVPAETYRLPTDGRTLRLPLIIVGHRDLNGEVVSLLAEAFLEETGALLPIPLHDTAGRAARQEGLIQ